A region of Homo sapiens chromosome 17, GRCh38.p14 Primary Assembly DNA encodes the following proteins:
- the RNFT1 gene encoding E3 ubiquitin-protein ligase RNFT1, which yields MPLFLLSLPTPPSASGHERRQRPEAKTSGSEKKYLRAMQANRSQLHSPPGTGSSEDASTPQCVHTRLTGEGSCPHSGDVHIQINSIPKECAENASSRNIRSGVHSCAHGCVHSRLRGHSHSEARLTDDTAAESGDHGSSSFSEFRYLFKWLQKSLPYILILSVKLVMQHITGISLGIGLLTTFMYANKSIVNQVFLRERSSKIQCAWLLVFLAGSSVLLYYTFHSQSLYYSLIFLNPTLDHLSFWEVFWIVGITDFILKFFFMGLKCLILLVPSFIMPFKSKGYWYMLLEELCQYYRTFVPIPVWFRYLISYGEFGNVTRWSLGILLALLYLILKLLEFFGHLRTFRQVLRIFFTQPSYGVAASKRQCSDVDDICSICQAEFQKPILLICQHIFCEECMTLWFNREKTCPLCRTVISDHINKWKDGATSSHLQIY from the exons ATGCCGCTGTTCTTGCTGTCGCTCCCGACACCTCCGTCCGCTTCTGGTCATGAGAG gAGACAGAGGCCTGAAGCAAAGACATCTGGGTCAGAGAAAAAGTATTTAAGGGCCATGCAAGCCAATCGTAGCCAACTGCACAGTCCTCCAGGAACTGGAAGCAGTGAGGATGCCTCAACCCCTCAGTGTGTCCACACAAGATTGACAGGAGAGGGTTCTTGCCCTCATTCTGGAGATGTTCATATCCAGATAAACTCCATACCTAAAGAATGTGCAGAAAATGCAAGCTCCAGAAATATAAGGTCAGGTGTCCATAGCTGTGCCCATGGATGTGTACACAGTCGCTTACGGGGTCACTCCCACAGTGAAGCAAGGCTGACTGATGATACTGCCGCAGAATCTGGAGATCATGGTAGTAGCTCCTTCTCAGAATTCCGCTATCTCTTCAAGTGGCTGCAAAAAAGTCTTCCATATATTTTGATTCTGAGCGTCAAACTTGTTATGCAGCATATAACAG GAATTTCTCTTGGAATTGGGCTGCTAACAACTTTTATGTATGCAAACAAAAGCATTGTAAATCAGGTTTTTCTAAGA GAAAGGTCCTCAAAGATTCAGTGTGCTTGGTTACTGGTATTCTTAGCAGGatcttctgttcttttatattacaCCTTTCATTCTCAGTCACTTTATTACAG cttaatttttttaaatcctacttTGGACCATTTGAGCTTCTGGGAAGTATTTTGGATTGTTGGAATTACAGACTtcattctgaaattctttttcatGGGCTTAAAATGCCTTATTTTATTGGTGCCTTCTTTCATCATGCCTTTTAAATCTAAG gGTTACTGGTATATGCTTTTAGAAGAATTGTGTCAATACTACCGAACTTTTGTTCCCATACCAGTTTGGTTTCGCTACCTTATAAGCTATGGGGAGTTTGGTAACGTAACTAGATGGAGTCTTGGGATACTGCTGGCTTTACTCTACCTCATATTAAAA cTTTTGGAATTTTTTGGGCATCTGAGAACTTTCAGACAGGTTTTACGAATATTTTTTACACAACCA AGTTATGGAGTGGCTGCCAGCAAGAGACAGTGTTCAGATGTGGATGATATTTGTTCAATATGTCAAGCTGAATTTCAGAAGCCAATTCTTCTCATTTGTCag CATATATTTTGTGAAGAGTGCATGACCTTATGGTTTAACAGAGAGAAAACATGTCCACTCTGCAGAACTGTGATTTCAGAccatataaacaaatggaaggatGGAGCCACTTCATCACACCTTCAAATATATTAA